In Streptomyces asoensis, a single genomic region encodes these proteins:
- a CDS encoding SidA/IucD/PvdA family monooxygenase, with protein TRDRLTTAQWQLHKGIDADTLAALHDELYRRTLDGHWPDTVLTPGVRVRTAGRIATTRIELHLEHTQQNTRTRLTTDAVVLATGHRERPLDRILAGLDPYIRRDNSERPRIDEHFRLVLDPSITATGSNVYVQNAERHTHGVGAPDLGLTAWRGATILNTLTGKETYPLPTRTAFTTFGLHQPRPRVPQARQAPTLTPLVDLR; from the coding sequence CACCCGCGACCGCCTCACCACCGCCCAATGGCAACTCCACAAAGGCATCGACGCGGACACCCTCGCCGCCCTCCACGACGAGCTCTACCGACGCACCCTCGACGGCCACTGGCCCGACACCGTCCTCACCCCCGGCGTCCGCGTCCGCACCGCAGGCCGCATCGCCACCACCCGGATCGAACTCCACCTCGAACACACCCAGCAGAACACCCGCACCCGCCTCACCACCGACGCCGTCGTCCTCGCCACCGGACACCGCGAACGCCCCCTCGACCGCATCCTCGCCGGCCTCGACCCCTACATCCGCCGCGACAACAGCGAACGCCCCCGCATCGACGAACACTTCCGCCTCGTCCTCGACCCCTCCATCACCGCCACCGGCAGCAACGTCTACGTCCAGAACGCCGAACGCCACACCCACGGCGTAGGCGCACCCGACCTCGGCCTCACCGCCTGGCGCGGCGCCACCATCCTCAACACCCTGACCGGCAAGGAGACCTACCCCCTCCCCACCCGAACCGCCTTCACCACCTTCGGACTCCACCAACCCCGACCCCGCGTCCCCCAAGCCCGCCAGGCACCCACCCTCACCCCCCTCGTCGACCTGCGCTGA
- a CDS encoding bifunctional metallophosphatase/5'-nucleotidase yields the protein MPLNRRKFLKKSAVTGAGVALAGAAAAPAAQAAEAGKPAKPGKQPKRYALTVLGTTDLHGHVFNWDYFKDAEYKDAAGNAQGLARISTLVNRIREEKGRENVLLLDAGDTIQGTPLTYYYAKVDPITAKGGPVHPMAQAMNAIGYDAAALGNHEFNYGIETLRKFESQLRFPLLGANAVDAKTLKPAFRPYVIKTFCVKGAPPVKVAVLGLTNPGIAIWDKAYVQGKLAFPGLEEQAAKWVPKLKSLGADVVIVSAHSGSSGTSSYGDQLPYVENSAALVAQQVPDIDAVLVGHAHVEIPELKVVNAKSGRTVVLSEPLAYAERLSVFDVQLVFEKGRWSVESVASKVLNSNTVADDPKITKLLSDEHAKVVTYVNQVVGTATETLTTVEARFKDAPIIDLITKVQEDVVKAALAGTSYASLPVIAQASPFSRTSEIPAGQVTIRDLSSLYVYDNTLVAKLLTGAQVRAYLEYSAEYFVQTAVGAAVDTEKLTNAAGRPDYNYDYVSGLAYDIDISRAAGSRITNLTFGGAPLDDAQQFVLAVNNYRANGGGAFPHVASAQELWSESTEIRTRISEWVTAKGVLDPKDFASVDWRLTREGTPVF from the coding sequence ATGCCGTTGAATCGCCGGAAGTTCCTGAAGAAGTCCGCCGTGACCGGGGCGGGGGTGGCGCTGGCGGGTGCGGCCGCGGCTCCGGCGGCGCAGGCCGCGGAGGCGGGGAAGCCCGCTAAGCCGGGCAAGCAGCCCAAGCGGTACGCGCTGACGGTGCTGGGGACGACGGACCTGCACGGGCATGTCTTCAACTGGGACTACTTCAAGGACGCGGAGTACAAGGACGCGGCCGGCAACGCGCAGGGACTGGCGCGTATCTCGACGCTGGTGAACCGGATCCGGGAGGAGAAGGGGCGCGAGAACGTGCTGCTGCTGGACGCGGGTGACACGATCCAGGGCACGCCGTTGACGTACTACTACGCGAAGGTGGACCCGATCACCGCCAAGGGTGGCCCGGTGCACCCGATGGCGCAGGCGATGAACGCGATCGGGTACGACGCGGCGGCGCTGGGCAATCACGAGTTCAACTACGGCATCGAGACGCTGCGGAAGTTCGAGTCGCAGCTGCGGTTCCCGTTGCTGGGGGCGAACGCGGTCGACGCGAAGACCCTGAAGCCGGCGTTCCGGCCGTATGTGATCAAGACGTTCTGTGTGAAGGGCGCGCCGCCGGTGAAGGTGGCGGTGCTGGGGCTGACGAACCCGGGTATCGCGATCTGGGACAAGGCGTACGTGCAGGGCAAGCTGGCGTTCCCGGGGCTGGAGGAGCAGGCGGCGAAGTGGGTGCCGAAGCTGAAGTCGCTGGGTGCGGATGTGGTGATCGTGTCGGCGCACTCGGGTTCGTCGGGTACGTCGTCGTACGGTGACCAGTTGCCGTACGTGGAGAACTCGGCGGCGTTGGTGGCGCAGCAGGTGCCGGACATCGATGCGGTGCTGGTGGGTCACGCGCATGTGGAGATCCCGGAGTTGAAGGTCGTCAACGCGAAGTCCGGGCGGACGGTCGTGCTGTCGGAGCCGTTGGCGTACGCGGAGCGGCTGTCGGTGTTCGATGTGCAGCTGGTGTTCGAGAAGGGGCGGTGGTCGGTGGAGTCCGTCGCCTCGAAGGTGCTGAACTCGAACACGGTGGCGGACGATCCGAAGATCACGAAGCTGTTGAGCGACGAGCACGCGAAGGTCGTGACGTACGTCAACCAGGTGGTGGGTACGGCGACGGAGACGTTGACGACGGTGGAGGCGCGGTTCAAGGACGCGCCGATCATCGACCTGATCACGAAGGTGCAGGAGGACGTCGTCAAGGCGGCGCTGGCGGGTACGTCGTACGCGTCGTTGCCGGTGATCGCGCAGGCTTCGCCGTTCTCGCGGACGTCGGAGATCCCGGCGGGTCAGGTGACGATCCGGGATCTGTCGAGTCTGTACGTGTACGACAACACGCTGGTGGCGAAGCTGCTGACGGGTGCGCAGGTGCGGGCGTACCTGGAGTATTCGGCGGAGTACTTCGTGCAGACGGCGGTGGGTGCGGCCGTGGACACGGAGAAGCTGACGAACGCGGCGGGGCGTCCGGACTACAACTACGACTATGTGTCGGGTCTGGCGTACGACATCGACATCTCGCGGGCGGCGGGTTCGCGGATCACGAACCTGACGTTCGGTGGTGCGCCGTTGGACGACGCGCAGCAGTTCGTGCTGGCGGTGAACAACTACCGGGCCAATGGTGGTGGGGCGTTCCCGCACGTGGCGTCGGCGCAGGAGCTGTGGTCGGAGTCGACGGAGATCCGTACGCGGATCTCGGAGTGGGTGACGGCGAAGGGTGTGCTGGATCCGAAGGACTTCGCGTCGGTGGACTGGCGGCTGACGCGTGAGGGTACGCCGGTCTTCTAG
- the pyk gene encoding pyruvate kinase, which yields MRRAKIVCTLGPATDTYDQIKALVDAGMDVARLNLSHGGHAEHEERYQRVRKASDETGRSVGLLADLQGPKIRLGTFTEGPVLLERGDTFTITVEEGTEGDRHHCGTTYAGLATDVTTGERILVDDGKVSLEVTHVDGPRIHTRVLDGGVISDHKGLNLPGVAVSVPALTKKDEDDLRWALRTGFDVIALSFVRTGRDILDVHRIMDEEGRRLPVIAKIEKPQAVENIDDIVAAFDGIMVARGDLGVEMPLEQVPLVQKRAVKLAKRNAKPVIVATQMLDSMIENSRPTRAEASDVANAIIDGTDAVMLSGETSVGAHAVQTVRTMAKIVAAAEEDILAKGLPPLTESNKPRTQGGAVARAAAEIGDFLDAEFLVAFTQTGDTVRRLSRYRSPIPLLAFTPEPATRSQLNLTWGVETFLGPQVDSTDAMVDQVDEHLLRHGRCRKGDVVVITAGSPPGVSGSTNLVRVHHVGEDDTPK from the coding sequence ATGCGCCGAGCAAAAATCGTCTGCACCCTGGGCCCCGCCACCGACACCTACGACCAGATCAAAGCCCTGGTCGACGCCGGAATGGACGTAGCCCGCCTCAACCTCAGCCACGGCGGCCACGCCGAGCACGAGGAGCGCTACCAGCGCGTCCGCAAGGCTTCCGACGAAACCGGCCGCAGCGTCGGCCTCCTCGCCGACCTTCAAGGCCCGAAGATCCGACTCGGCACCTTCACCGAAGGCCCCGTACTCCTCGAACGCGGCGACACCTTCACCATCACCGTCGAAGAAGGCACCGAAGGCGACCGCCACCACTGCGGCACCACCTACGCCGGCCTCGCCACCGACGTCACCACCGGCGAACGCATCCTCGTCGACGACGGCAAAGTCAGCCTCGAAGTCACCCACGTCGACGGCCCCCGGATCCACACCCGCGTCCTCGACGGCGGCGTGATCTCCGACCACAAAGGCCTCAACCTCCCCGGCGTCGCCGTCTCGGTCCCCGCCCTGACCAAGAAGGACGAGGACGACCTCCGCTGGGCCCTGCGCACCGGCTTCGACGTCATCGCCCTCTCCTTCGTCCGCACCGGCCGTGACATCCTCGACGTCCACCGCATCATGGACGAGGAAGGCCGCCGCCTCCCCGTCATCGCCAAGATCGAGAAACCCCAGGCCGTCGAGAACATCGACGACATCGTCGCCGCCTTCGACGGCATCATGGTCGCCCGCGGCGACCTCGGCGTCGAAATGCCCCTCGAACAAGTCCCCCTCGTTCAAAAACGCGCCGTCAAACTCGCCAAGCGCAACGCCAAACCCGTCATCGTCGCCACCCAGATGCTCGACTCCATGATCGAGAACTCCCGCCCCACCAGGGCCGAGGCATCCGACGTCGCCAACGCGATCATCGACGGCACCGACGCCGTCATGCTCTCCGGCGAGACCAGCGTCGGCGCCCACGCCGTCCAGACCGTCCGCACCATGGCCAAGATCGTCGCAGCGGCCGAGGAGGACATCCTCGCCAAGGGACTCCCACCCCTCACCGAATCCAACAAACCGCGCACCCAAGGCGGAGCCGTCGCCCGCGCCGCCGCCGAGATCGGCGACTTCCTCGACGCCGAATTCCTCGTCGCCTTCACCCAGACCGGCGACACCGTCCGCCGCCTCTCCCGCTACCGCTCCCCGATCCCGCTCCTCGCCTTCACCCCCGAACCGGCGACCCGCTCCCAGCTGAACCTCACCTGGGGTGTCGAGACGTTCCTCGGCCCGCAGGTGGACTCCACGGACGCGATGGTCGACCAGGTGGACGAGCACCTGCTGCGCCACGGCCGGTGCCGCAAGGGTGACGTCGTCGTCATCACGGCGGGTTCCCCTCCGGGCGTCTCGGGCTCGACCAACCTGGTCCGCGTCCACCACGTCGGCGAGGACGACACCCCGAAGTAG
- a CDS encoding helix-turn-helix domain-containing protein translates to MYDVSTRRRAIALVAQGRSLNSVSRETGISRAAIRSWQNRLIDACEAAVRAVSPARTAHRVKAPGCVSVVGYYAHWPHLFPQHGPGKKHERRIALEPWQQAIVDEHPWEFVRGLIHSDGCRITNWTERTVGGERKRYAYPRYFFTNLSGDIIGLFTDALDRLGVEWRMQNLRNVSIAEKASVALLDAHVGPKY, encoded by the coding sequence ATGTACGACGTCAGCACGCGAAGGCGAGCGATCGCGCTGGTTGCGCAGGGCCGCAGCCTGAACTCCGTCAGCCGGGAAACAGGCATCTCGCGCGCGGCAATTCGATCCTGGCAGAACCGACTCATCGACGCATGTGAAGCAGCCGTCCGGGCCGTCAGCCCCGCACGCACCGCGCATCGCGTGAAGGCTCCGGGGTGTGTGTCCGTGGTCGGCTACTACGCTCACTGGCCGCATCTGTTCCCGCAGCACGGCCCCGGCAAGAAGCACGAGCGGCGGATCGCCCTGGAACCCTGGCAGCAGGCCATCGTCGACGAACATCCGTGGGAGTTCGTTCGCGGCCTCATCCATTCGGACGGCTGCCGGATCACCAACTGGACCGAGCGGACCGTCGGCGGTGAACGCAAGCGCTACGCCTACCCGCGCTACTTCTTCACGAATCTGTCGGGCGACATCATCGGCCTGTTCACCGATGCCCTCGACCGGCTCGGAGTCGAATGGAGAATGCAGAACCTGAGGAACGTGTCCATCGCCGAGAAGGCCTCCGTCGCCCTACTCGACGCCCACGTGGGGCCCAAGTACTGA
- a CDS encoding ANTAR domain-containing response regulator, giving the protein MTAPESPQPVDAPDDDKSHVPPLTTRVVIAEDEALIRLDLKEMLEEEGYSVVGEAGDGEQAIELAREHKPDLVILDVKMPKLDGISAAEKIAEERIAPVLMLTAFSQRDLVERARDAGAMAYLVKPFSKSDVVPAIEMAVSRFTELRELENEVADLTLRLETRKLVDRAKSILQTEYGLTEPAAFRWIQKTSMDRRMSMQQVAEAVIQDADEKKSSKG; this is encoded by the coding sequence GTGACCGCCCCCGAGTCGCCCCAGCCCGTGGACGCGCCCGACGACGACAAGTCGCACGTACCTCCGCTGACGACCCGCGTCGTCATCGCCGAGGACGAGGCCCTGATCCGCCTCGACCTCAAAGAGATGCTGGAGGAGGAGGGCTACAGCGTCGTGGGCGAGGCCGGCGACGGTGAGCAGGCGATCGAGCTGGCCCGCGAGCACAAGCCGGATCTGGTCATCCTCGACGTGAAGATGCCCAAGCTGGACGGCATCTCCGCGGCCGAGAAGATCGCCGAGGAGCGTATCGCCCCCGTCCTGATGCTGACCGCGTTCTCGCAGCGCGACCTCGTCGAGCGCGCGCGTGACGCGGGTGCGATGGCGTACCTGGTGAAGCCGTTCAGCAAGAGCGACGTCGTCCCGGCGATCGAGATGGCCGTGTCCCGGTTCACGGAGCTGCGCGAGCTGGAGAACGAGGTCGCGGACCTGACGCTGCGGCTGGAGACCCGCAAGCTGGTGGACCGGGCGAAGTCGATCCTCCAGACGGAGTACGGGCTGACGGAGCCGGCGGCGTTCCGGTGGATCCAGAAGACGTCGATGGACCGGCGGATGTCGATGCAGCAGGTCGCCGAGGCGGTCATCCAGGACGCCGACGAGAAGAAGTCGTCCAAGGGCTGA
- a CDS encoding ABC transporter ATP-binding protein translates to MTALLEVEDLRVAYGKIEAVKGISFKVEAGEVVTLIGTNGAGKTTTLRTLSGLLKPVGGQIKFNGKSLKKTPAHDIVALGLAHSPEGRHIFPRMTIEDNLRLGAFLRSDKAGIEKDIQRAYDLFPILGERRKQAAGTLSGGEQQMLAMGRALMSQPKLLMLDEPSMGLSPIMMQKIMSTIAELKSQGMTILLIEQNAQAALSLADHGHVMEIGKIVLSGTGQDLLHDESVRKAYLGED, encoded by the coding sequence ATGACCGCACTGCTCGAAGTCGAAGACCTCCGGGTCGCCTACGGCAAGATCGAAGCCGTCAAAGGCATCTCGTTCAAGGTCGAGGCCGGCGAGGTCGTCACCCTGATCGGCACCAACGGCGCAGGCAAGACCACCACCCTGCGCACCCTCTCCGGCCTCCTCAAGCCCGTCGGCGGCCAGATCAAGTTCAACGGGAAGTCCCTCAAGAAGACCCCCGCGCACGACATCGTCGCGCTCGGACTCGCCCACTCCCCCGAGGGGCGGCACATCTTCCCGCGCATGACCATCGAGGACAACCTCCGCCTCGGCGCCTTCCTCCGCAGCGACAAGGCAGGCATCGAGAAGGACATCCAGCGCGCCTACGACCTCTTCCCCATCCTGGGAGAACGCCGCAAGCAGGCCGCCGGAACCCTCTCCGGCGGCGAACAGCAGATGCTCGCCATGGGCCGCGCCCTCATGTCCCAGCCCAAACTGCTCATGCTGGACGAGCCCTCCATGGGCCTCTCCCCCATCATGATGCAGAAGATCATGTCCACCATCGCCGAACTCAAGTCCCAGGGCATGACCATCCTGCTCATCGAGCAGAACGCCCAGGCCGCACTGTCGCTCGCCGACCACGGCCACGTCATGGAGATCGGCAAGATCGTCCTCTCCGGCACCGGACAGGACCTCCTGCACGACGAGTCCGTCCGCAAGGCCTACCTCGGCGAGGACTGA
- a CDS encoding ABC transporter ATP-binding protein, which translates to MTTDTTTTVAPTGERVLDARGVTMRFGGLTAVRDVDLHVNAGEIVGLIGPNGAGKTTFFNCLTGLYIPTEGEVRYKDKVLPPKSFKVTAAGIARTFQNIRLFANMTVLENVLVGRHTRTKEGFWSAVLRLPGFHRAEAASRERAMELLEFIGLEKKADHLARNLPYGEQRKLEIARALASEPGLLLLDEPTAGMNPQETRATEELVFAIRDKGIAVLVIEHDMRFIFNLCDRVAVLVQGEKLVEGDSATVQGDERVVAAYLGEPFENAPGDEEIAEVEAAEANADSAATPTDAVPGKENDR; encoded by the coding sequence ATGACCACCGACACCACCACCACGGTCGCCCCCACCGGCGAAAGGGTGCTCGACGCCCGCGGCGTCACCATGCGCTTCGGCGGCCTCACCGCCGTCCGCGACGTCGACCTCCACGTCAACGCCGGAGAGATCGTCGGCCTCATCGGCCCCAACGGAGCCGGCAAGACCACCTTCTTCAACTGCCTCACCGGCCTCTACATCCCCACCGAAGGCGAAGTCCGCTACAAGGACAAAGTCCTTCCCCCGAAATCCTTCAAGGTCACCGCGGCCGGTATCGCCCGCACCTTCCAGAACATCCGCCTCTTCGCCAACATGACGGTCCTCGAGAACGTCCTCGTCGGCCGCCACACCCGCACCAAAGAAGGCTTCTGGTCGGCCGTCCTGCGCCTGCCCGGCTTCCACCGAGCCGAAGCCGCCTCCCGCGAACGCGCCATGGAACTCCTCGAGTTCATCGGCCTGGAGAAGAAGGCCGACCACCTGGCCCGCAACCTCCCCTACGGCGAACAGCGCAAGCTCGAGATCGCCCGCGCCCTCGCCAGCGAACCCGGACTCCTCCTCCTCGACGAGCCCACCGCCGGCATGAACCCCCAGGAAACCCGCGCGACCGAAGAACTCGTCTTCGCCATCCGCGACAAGGGCATCGCCGTCCTCGTCATCGAGCACGACATGCGCTTCATCTTCAACCTCTGCGACCGCGTCGCCGTCCTCGTCCAAGGCGAAAAACTCGTCGAAGGCGACAGCGCCACCGTCCAGGGCGACGAACGAGTCGTCGCCGCCTACCTCGGCGAACCCTTCGAGAACGCCCCCGGCGACGAAGAGATCGCCGAAGTCGAGGCCGCCGAGGCCAACGCCGACAGCGCCGCAACCCCGACGGACGCCGTGCCCGGCAAGGAGAACGACCGATGA